A DNA window from Streptomyces parvus contains the following coding sequences:
- a CDS encoding FdhF/YdeP family oxidoreductase, producing MATKPPTGDPVQDAPQVEAAPHAAAGLPAVAHSLRIAQQQMGVRRTAQTLLKVNQKNGFDCPGCAWPEGDKRHTAEFCENGAKAVAEEATLRRVTPEFFAAHPVADLAERSGYWLGQQGRITHPVYLPEGADRYEPITWDRAFAIIAEELTALGSPDEALFYTSGRTSNEAAFLLQLFAREFGTNNLPDCSNMCHESSGSALTETIGIGKGSVFLEDLHQADLIIVAGQNPGTNHPRMLSALEKAKQSGAKIISVNPLPEAGMERFKNPQTPHGMLKGTPLNDLFLQIRIGGDQALFRLLNKLILATEGAVDTAFVAEHTHGYEEFAKAAEAADWDGTLEATGLTRAEIEQALALVLASQRTIVCWAMGLTQHKHSVPTIREVVNFLLLRGNIGRPGAGVCPVRGHSNVQGDRTMGIFERPAPAFLDALDKEFGITSPRHHGMDVVRSIQALRDGEAKVFFAMGGNFVAATPDTAVTEAAMRRARLTVHVSTKLNRSHAVTGTRALILPTLGRTDKDVQAGGKQFVTVEDSMGMVHASRGNLTPAGPHLLSEPAIVARLARAVLGAGSRTPWEEFERDYGTIRDRISRVVAGFEDFNTRIAHPGGFALPHAPRDERRFPTATGRANFTAAPVEYPELPDGRLLLQTLRSHDQYNTTIYGLNDRYRGIKGGRRIVMVNPEDAAALGLADGAYTDLVSEWKDGVERRAEGFRIVHYPTARGCAAAYYPETNVLVPLGSTADTSNTPASKSVVVRFEAPRSTPGSE from the coding sequence ATGGCCACCAAGCCGCCGACCGGTGACCCGGTCCAGGACGCCCCGCAGGTCGAAGCGGCCCCGCACGCCGCCGCCGGGCTGCCCGCCGTCGCCCACTCCCTGCGCATCGCCCAGCAGCAGATGGGCGTGCGCCGCACCGCGCAGACCCTCCTCAAGGTCAACCAGAAGAACGGGTTCGACTGCCCCGGCTGCGCCTGGCCCGAGGGCGACAAGCGGCACACCGCCGAATTCTGCGAGAACGGCGCCAAGGCCGTCGCCGAAGAGGCGACCCTGCGCCGCGTCACCCCCGAGTTCTTCGCCGCGCACCCCGTCGCCGACCTCGCGGAGCGCAGCGGCTACTGGCTGGGCCAGCAGGGCAGGATCACCCACCCGGTGTACCTCCCCGAGGGCGCCGACCGGTACGAGCCGATCACCTGGGACCGGGCGTTCGCGATCATCGCCGAGGAGCTGACCGCTCTCGGCTCCCCCGACGAGGCCCTCTTCTACACCTCCGGCCGCACCAGCAACGAGGCCGCGTTCCTCCTCCAGCTCTTCGCCCGCGAGTTCGGCACCAACAACCTCCCGGACTGCTCCAACATGTGCCACGAGTCGTCCGGCTCGGCGCTCACCGAGACCATCGGCATCGGCAAGGGCAGTGTCTTCCTGGAGGACCTCCACCAGGCCGACCTGATCATCGTCGCCGGCCAGAACCCCGGCACGAACCACCCCCGGATGCTGTCCGCCCTGGAGAAGGCCAAGCAGTCCGGAGCGAAGATCATCTCGGTGAATCCGCTGCCCGAGGCCGGTATGGAGCGGTTCAAGAACCCCCAGACCCCGCACGGCATGCTCAAGGGGACCCCGCTCAACGACCTCTTCCTCCAGATCCGCATCGGCGGCGACCAGGCCCTCTTCCGCCTCCTCAACAAACTGATCCTGGCCACCGAGGGCGCCGTCGACACCGCGTTCGTCGCCGAACACACCCACGGCTACGAAGAGTTCGCCAAGGCCGCCGAAGCGGCCGACTGGGACGGGACGCTGGAGGCCACCGGCCTCACCCGCGCCGAGATCGAGCAGGCGCTCGCCCTGGTCCTCGCGTCACAGCGCACCATCGTCTGCTGGGCCATGGGCCTCACCCAGCACAAGCACTCCGTGCCCACCATCCGCGAAGTGGTCAACTTCCTTCTGCTGCGCGGCAACATCGGCCGCCCCGGCGCCGGGGTCTGCCCGGTGCGCGGCCACTCCAACGTCCAGGGCGACCGCACCATGGGCATCTTCGAACGGCCCGCACCGGCCTTCCTCGACGCCCTCGACAAGGAGTTCGGCATCACCTCGCCCCGCCACCACGGCATGGACGTGGTGCGCTCCATCCAGGCGCTCCGCGACGGCGAGGCGAAGGTCTTCTTCGCCATGGGCGGCAACTTCGTCGCGGCCACCCCCGACACCGCCGTCACCGAGGCCGCGATGCGCCGCGCCCGCCTCACCGTGCACGTCTCGACCAAGCTCAACCGCTCGCACGCGGTCACCGGGACCCGCGCCCTGATCCTCCCGACGCTGGGCCGCACCGACAAGGACGTCCAGGCGGGCGGCAAGCAGTTCGTCACCGTCGAGGACTCCATGGGCATGGTCCACGCCTCCCGCGGCAACCTCACCCCCGCCGGCCCCCACCTGCTCTCGGAGCCGGCCATCGTCGCCCGCCTCGCCCGCGCGGTCCTCGGCGCCGGCTCCCGTACGCCGTGGGAGGAGTTCGAGCGGGACTACGGCACCATCCGCGACCGCATCTCCCGCGTCGTCGCCGGCTTCGAGGACTTCAACACCCGCATCGCCCACCCCGGCGGCTTCGCCCTCCCGCACGCCCCCCGCGACGAGCGCCGCTTCCCCACCGCCACGGGCCGCGCCAACTTCACCGCCGCCCCCGTCGAGTACCCCGAACTGCCCGACGGCAGGCTCCTGTTGCAGACCCTGCGCTCCCACGACCAGTACAACACCACCATCTACGGCCTCAACGACCGCTACCGGGGCATCAAGGGCGGCCGCCGCATCGTCATGGTGAACCCCGAGGACGCCGCCGCCCTCGGCCTCGCCGACGGCGCGTACACCGACCTCGTCAGCGAGTGGAAAGACGGCGTGGAACGCCGCGCGGAGGGGTTCCGTATCGTCCACTACCCCACCGCCCGGGGCTGCGCCGCCGCCTACTACCCGGAGACCAACGTCCTGGTCCCCCTCGGCTCCACGGCCGACACCAGCAACACCCCGGCCAGCAAGTCGGTCGTCGTCCGCTTCGAGGCACCCCGGAGCACCCCCGGCAGCGAATGA